In Mytilus edulis chromosome 13, xbMytEdul2.2, whole genome shotgun sequence, a single window of DNA contains:
- the LOC139501013 gene encoding uncharacterized protein, whose amino-acid sequence MMRIIAISIMVCNIRYTFTSSIYRGSKDNIESQIQCSKYHFEEKILEKLVRVEHKLEINEQRIKNFEESVSIKLNDFNESENQWRHSMLSLIQDTFKEENNLINSSVQSLILDTFTDEKNLFNSSVQSFILDTFKEEQHLLNISVQSLILNTFKEEKKLLNKSLVNVIEDVKIKSDNLADKFTAKFNQLRKDHSSPVLFKATSVQSDTNLQGEILIFNTIVTNDGLGCDKNSGIFTAPVSGVYLFTVQICPEIGAHLQVHIVANGDVIGKLHFKNSSDSRDVCVSANGIHKVLKGEKVWIVCSKANSKGDVIYAITANSFSGILLNTN is encoded by the exons ATGATGAGAATAATTGCCATTTCAATAATGGTATGTAATATTCGTTATACTTTTACTTCTTCCATCTACCGTGGTTCAAAGGACAACATAGAATCTCAAATACAGTGTTCTAAATATCATTTCGAAGAAAAGATATTGGAGAAACTAGTACGCGTAGAAcataaattagaaataaatgaaCAAAGGATAAAGAACTTTGAAGAATCTGTGTCGATAAAATTAAATGACTTTAATGAATCGGAAAATCAATGGAGACATAGTATGTTATCATTGATACAAGATACATTCAAAGAAGAAAATAACTTGATAAACAGTTCAGTGCAATCATTGATACTAGATACATTCACAGATGAAAAGAACTTGTTTAACAGTTCAGTGCAATCGTTTATATTGGATACATTCAAAGAAGAACAACACTTGTTAAACATTTCAGTGCAATCATTGATACTAAATACCTTCAAAGAAGAAAAGAAGTTGTTAAACAAATCGTTAGTGAATGTCATAGAAGATGTGAAAATAAAAAGTGACAATTTGGCCGATAAATTTACAGCAAAATTTAACCAGCTTCGGAAAG aCCATTCATCACCAGTTCTATTCAAGGCAACCAGTGTACAGTCGGATACAAATTTACAAGGAGAGATACTGATATTCAATACCATTGTAACAAACGACGGTCTTGGATGTGATAAAAACTCCGGTATATTTACAGCACCTGTGTCTGGTGTTTACTTGTTTACCGTGCAAATATGTCCAGAAATAGGCGCACATCTGCAAGTGCATATCGTAGCAAATGGCGATGTAATTGGAAAACTACACTTCAAAAATTCTTCAGACAGCCGTGATGTTTGTGTTTCTGCTAACGGTATACACAAAGTTCTGAAAGGAGAAAAAGTGTGGATTGTATGTAGCAAAGCGAACTCTAAAGGCGATGTGATATATGCTATCACCGCTAACAGTTTTTCTGGTATTCTTTTAAACACaaactga